AAAAGCGTTGTTTGAAGATGTTAACATCAAATTTACAGAGGGAAACTGTTATGGATTGATTGGTGCAAACGGTGCCGGAAAATCTACCTTCTTAAAAATTTTATCCGGACAGATTGAGCCAACCTCCGGTGATATTATTATCACACCTGGCCAGCGTCTTTCTTTCTTACAGCAGGACCACTTCAAATACGATGAATTTACCGTTCTTGACACTGTTATCATGGGAAACAAGCGTCTTTACGATATCATGAAAGAAAAAGATGCCATCTACATGAAAGAGGATTTTACGGACGAAGATGGTATCCGTGCCAGCGAATTAGAGGCAGAATTTGCTGATATGGATGGATGGAATGCAGAATCCGATGCTGCAACCATGTTAAACGGACTTGGAATTCCAACCGAAGAGCATTACAGCATAATGAAAGACCTTCCTGGTGTTACCAAGGTAAAGGTTTTACTTGCGCAAGCATTGTTCGGAAACCCTGATATTCTTCTTCTCGATGAGCCTACCAACCACCTGGATCTGGATGCTATCGCATGGCTGGAGGAATTCTTAATCAACTTTGAAAATACCGTTATTGTAGTGTCCCATGACCGTTATTTCTTAAACAAAGTTTGTACGAACATTGCTGATATTGATTATGGCAAAATCCAGTTATATGCCGGTAACTACGATTTCTGGTATGAATCCAGCCAGTTACTTGTAAAACAGATGAAGGAAGCCAACAAGAAAAAGGAAGAAAAAATCAAGGAATTGCAGGAATTTATTTCCCGTTTCTCTGCAAACGCTTCCAAATCCAAACAGGCTACTTCCAGAAAGAAAGCGCTTGAAAAAATTGAGCTTGATGAGATTCGTCCATCCAGCCGTAAATATCCATACATTGATTTCCGTCCAAGCCGTGAAATCGGAAATGAAGTTCTTACCGTTGAGGGGCTTACCAAAACTATCGATGGTGTAAAAGTGTTGAACAATGTTTCTTTCATCGTTGGACACGAGGACAAAATTGCATTTGTCGGTGGAAATGAGTTAGCAAAGACTACCCTCTTTAAGATTCTCGCAGGAGAAATGGAACCAGATTCCGGTTCTTACAAATGGGGAATTACCACAAGCCAGTCTTACTTTCCAAAAGACAACACGGAAATCTTTGATACCGATTCCTTGATTGTAGACTGGTTGACACAGTACTCTGAAATCAAAGATGCTACTTATGTCCGTGGTTTCCTTGGAAGAATGCTTTTTGCAGGAGAAGACGGAACCAAGAAAATGCGTGTCTTATCCGGTGGTGAAAAAGTACGTGTACTTCTCTCCCGTATGATGATTCAGGCAAGCAACGTCTTAATCTTAGATGAGCCGACTGACCATTTGGATATGGAATCCATCACTGCATTAAACAACGGACTGATTAAGTTCTCCGGTGTCGTACTCTTTGCATCACGAGATCATCAGGTAGTCCAGACAACTGCAAACCGTATCATCGAATTCCTTCCAGACGGAACCTTTGTCGATAAAGTATCTACTTACGATGAATATCTTGAAAATGACGAGATGGCACGTAAACGTCAGGTTTACAACATGTCATCTGATGATGAGAATGATAACTAATCCTAGTTTTATTATCGTATGATAAAAATGTAAAGCAAAAACCTTCTGATTTTTTTAATCAGAAGGTTTTTTTGATATCAGATTGCATGAATACACTTCTATGTTTTTTCTCTCCAAAAGGCATTCAGATGCCCTTCCAGCGAATCCAGATTACAACAGATTCTCTCCTCCCACTCTCTTGGAAAAAGTCCCTGATAATCCCGCTGCAAAAACCGTTCGTCCAACAGCTCAATGACCCCGACATCCTCCGTGGTACGAATCACGCGGCCTGCTGCCTGCAATACCTTATTCATGCCCGGATACCGGTAAGCATAATCAAATCCATTTCCAGATTTTTTGTCATAATAATGCTGCAGGATTTCTCTCTCGTTGCTAATCTGAGGCAGTCCGGTTCCAACAATCATTGCACCTATTAACTGTTCCTGCCTTAAATCGATTCCCTCGCCAAAAATTCCGCCCATCACGCAAAATGCCACAAAAGATTTCTCCCGCTCCTTCGTAAATTCCGCTAAGAATTCTTCACGCTCCTCTTCTTTCATGCCGCT
This genomic window from Roseburia sp. 831b contains:
- a CDS encoding ABC-F family ATP-binding cassette domain-containing protein, yielding MIQASNITLRLGKKALFEDVNIKFTEGNCYGLIGANGAGKSTFLKILSGQIEPTSGDIIITPGQRLSFLQQDHFKYDEFTVLDTVIMGNKRLYDIMKEKDAIYMKEDFTDEDGIRASELEAEFADMDGWNAESDAATMLNGLGIPTEEHYSIMKDLPGVTKVKVLLAQALFGNPDILLLDEPTNHLDLDAIAWLEEFLINFENTVIVVSHDRYFLNKVCTNIADIDYGKIQLYAGNYDFWYESSQLLVKQMKEANKKKEEKIKELQEFISRFSANASKSKQATSRKKALEKIELDEIRPSSRKYPYIDFRPSREIGNEVLTVEGLTKTIDGVKVLNNVSFIVGHEDKIAFVGGNELAKTTLFKILAGEMEPDSGSYKWGITTSQSYFPKDNTEIFDTDSLIVDWLTQYSEIKDATYVRGFLGRMLFAGEDGTKKMRVLSGGEKVRVLLSRMMIQASNVLILDEPTDHLDMESITALNNGLIKFSGVVLFASRDHQVVQTTANRIIEFLPDGTFVDKVSTYDEYLENDEMARKRQVYNMSSDDENDN